From a single Mobula birostris isolate sMobBir1 chromosome 13, sMobBir1.hap1, whole genome shotgun sequence genomic region:
- the LOC140208376 gene encoding uncharacterized protein isoform X2 — protein MTSETQSRTMDTARDANVCQPRHSESETLIRILEPAREANVCQPRGSDVRDTEQDPGTGTSEATVCQPRDSELRDTEQDPGTGTSEATVCQPRDSDVRDTDQTLEPVQMRRPSVSPETVTTETLIRTLEPAREANVCQPRDSDDRDTDQDPGTSTSEATVCQPSDSDVRDSDQDPGTGTSEATVCQARDSDVRDTDQDPGTRTGEATVCQPRDSDFRDTEQDPGTGKSEATVCQPRDSDVKDTDQEPGTGKTVCRPRDSDVRDTEQDPGTGTSEATVCQPRDSDVRDTEQDPGTGTSEATVCQPRDSDVRDTDQDPGTGTSEVTVSQPRDSDVRDNDQDPGNSTSEATVCQPRDSDVRDTEQEPGTGQTLCRPRDSDVRDTEQDHGTST, from the coding sequence ATGACGTCAGAGACACAGAGCAGGACCATGGATACAGCACGTGACGCgaatgtctgtcagcccagacaCAGTgagtcagagacactgatcaggatcCTGGAACCAGCACGTGAGGCgaatgtctgtcagcccagaggcagtgacgtcagagacactgagcaggaccctggaaccggtacaagtgaggcgactgtctgtcagcccagagacagtgaactcagagacactgagcaagaccctggaaccggtacaagtgaggcgactgtctgtcagcccagagacagtgacgtcagagacactgatcagaccctggaaccggtacaaatGAGGCGAccgtctgtcagcccagagacagtgacgacagagacactgatcaggacactggaaccagcacgtgaggcgaatgtctgtcagcccagagacagtgacgacagagacactgatcaggaccctggaaccagcacaagtgaggcgactgtctgtcagcccagtgacagtgacgtcagagacagtgatcaggaccctggaaccggtacaagtgaggcgactgtctgtcaggccagagacagtgacgtcagagacactgatcaggaccctggaaccaggacaggtgaggcgactgtctgtcagcccagagacagtgacttcagagacacagagcaggaccctggaaccggtaaaagtgaggcgactgtctgtcagcccagagacagtgacgtcaaaGACACTGATCAGGAACCTGGAACCGGCAAAACTGTCTGTCGGCCCAgggacagtgacgtcagagacactgagcaggaccctggaaccggtacaagtgaggcgactgtctgtcagcccagagacagtgacgtcagagacactgagcaagaccctggaaccggtacaagtgaggcgactgtctgtcagcccagagacagtgacgtcagagacactgatcaggaccctggaaccggtacaagtgaggtaACTGTcagtcagcccagagacagtgacgtcagagacaatgatcaggaccctggaaacagcacaagtgaggcgactgtctgtcagcccagagacagtgacgtcagagacactgagcaggaACCTGGAACCGGCCAAACTCTCTGTCGGCCCAgggacagtgacgtcagagacacagaGCAGGACCATGGAACCAGCACGTGA